From Haemophilus parainfluenzae:
AATTCAAGGTAAACCATTGGATTTAAATAAAACTTACCGTATTTCTGTCCCAAGCTATAATGCTGCCGGTGGAGATGGTTATCCAGTCATGACAAAAAATCCAACTTTCGTTAACACCGGTTTTATTGATGCGGATGTTTTAAAAGAATTTTTTGAGAAAAATTCACCTATTAGTGCTGAAAAATATATCCCTCATAATGAAGTAACCTTTAAATAAGGAATGAAATGGCATTAGAGTTATCCGAAATTCGTCAGCAAATTACGCAAATTGATCGCAGCTTGTTAAAGCTGCTTTCAGAGCGTCACCGGCTGGCATATGATGTAGTAAGAAGCAAAGAAGTGACGCAAAAAGCGTTGCGCGATTTAGAGCGCGAGCAGCAACTGTTACAAGAGCTTATTCAATTTTCTGAAAGTCAAAATTATCAGCTTGAACCGCAATATATTACCGCAGTCTTCCAAAAGATCATTGAAGATTCTGTGCTCACACAGCAAGTGTATTTACAGAAAAAGCTCAATGAGCAACGAGAAGAAACGTTACATATCGCTTTCTTAGGCAAGCGTGGTTCTTACTCTAATTTGGCTGCGCGTAATTATGCTGCTCGCTACCATCAGCAATTTGCTGAAATCAGCTGTGATTCCTTTGCTCAAATTTTTGAAAAGGTTGAAAGTGGGGAATCTGATTATGGCGTACTTCCTTTAGAAAACACCACATCAGGCGCAATTAATGAAGTTTATGATTTACTTCAACATACCAACTTATCTTTGGTAGGCGAGTTGGCTTATCCTATCAAGCATTGTGTTTTAGTGAATGAACAGGATGATTTAAGCAAAATTGATACACTTTATAGCCATCCACAGGTGATCCAGCAGTGTAGTCAATTTATTCAAAGTCTTGAGCGAGTGCATATCGAGTACTGCGAAAGTAGCTCTCATGCCATGCAGCTTGTGTCAAGCTTGAATAAACCGAATATTGCGGCACTGGGCAATGAAGATGGCGGCAAGCTTTACGGCTTACATGTGTTAAAACATAATATTGCGAATCAAGAAAACAATATTACTCGTTTTATTGTGGTAGCCAAACAAGCTCGAGAAGTTTCACCGCAAATTCATACTAAAACCTTATTGTTGATGACAACATCGCAACAAGCGGGTTCTTTGGTGGATGCTTTACTTGTGTTTAAAAAGCATGGTATTAATATGACCAAGCTTGAATCTCGTCCTATTTATGGAAAACCTTGGGAAGAAATGTTCTATTTGGAAATTGAAGGAAATATTCATCATCCTGATACCCAAATCGCCTTGGAAGAGCTTAAGCAGTTCAGTAATTATCTGAAAGTACTTGGTTGTTATCCAAGTGAAATTGTGAAACCTGCGAAGGTATAACGAAAATAAAAAAGAGCGGTCGATTTAAAACAACGTTAAAATCGACCGCTCTTTTTATCGGGAATTTTTAGGCTTTTTTCAAGAACTCTGATTTCAACATAATTTTGCCACAATCAACGTTGTGATCACCGTTTACCAGACGGATGTTTTTGAATTTCGTGCCTTTCTTCAACACTTCAGATGAACCTTTTAATTTTAAATCTTTAATTAAAAGCACATCATCACCATCGGCTAACAAGTTACCGTTGCTGTCTTTAACAATCAGTTGATCTTCATCGGCTTCAACTGTTTCGTTACCATTCCACTCATTGCCACAATCAGGGCAAACAAAATTCACAGAATCATGATAAACATATTCGCCTTTACATTTTGGGCAAGCTGGCATTTGATCCATTTCTTTTTCCTTCTTTATCTGATTTAAGCAAAGTATAATGCGCACGGAGTATAACAAAAAAGTGACTATTCGCCAAAAATGGGCAATTTCACGGAATTTATGAGGTATTTATGAAAAAAATTATGCTTTTGAGTGCAGTTATGGGGAGTTTAATCTCAGTTAATGCATTCGCTCACAATATCCAACCTAACCAACTTTTAGCTAATGTAACGGTTTCAGATAAGGGTGAAATTACTTTAAATGGCAATGATGTGGCGTATAAATCGTGGAGCGCAACGGCATTACCTGGCAAAGTCCGTGTGATTCAGCACATTGCAGGCAGAAGTGCGGCAAAAGAGAAAAATCAAGCAATGATCGAAGCCATCAAAGCCGCTCATTTTAACCAAGCTAAATATCAAACCACGACGATTATTAATGCTGATGATGCTGTTGTGGGCACAGGCATGTTTGTGAAAAGTAGTGCAGAAAAAGGCAAAAAAGAAAATGCCCACAGCCAAGTGATTTTAGATGATAAAAGTGCGGTCAAAAATGCATGGGGATTACGTGAAAAAGACAGCGTGATTATTTTGCTTGATAAAACCGGCAAAGTGCAATTTGTGAAAGAAGGTAAATTGACGGATGATGAAGTCAAGGAAGTCATTTCACGTGTAACAGCGTTAATGGTGAAGTAACAGACCTATAAGCGGAAGTTGTCTTCCGCTTTTTTATCCTTTGAAATCCAGCATTAATTTTCTCAATGTGCCACAATTTCGTTGAAATTTACGACAATGTGTACAAATGGAAAGATGCAAATTGAGCCCAATTTTTTCTTTGGTCATTAATGGGCGTTCCTGCGCATCTGAAATGAGTCGAGTCGCTTGGCGACATTTCATAAAGTCACTCCTTAAAGTTTATGAGATAAGCAGTTTTGAAGTTGTAAGCGGGCACGATAGAGCGTCGTGTGCAAGTTACTTATACTTAGTTGATTTTCTTGGCAAATTTCTTCGGAAGATAATTCCAAAAACTCTCTCATCATAAAAATCTTGGCTTGTTTGGCCGGTAGGCAAGTTAAACAAGTTTCAAAAATCAGCCAAAACTCTTCGGAATAGACCGCACTCTCGCTCTGTTCAAGATCAAGTGGGGAATGTTCAGCTTTCCAGTGTCCCCCTTCATCAAAGAAATGATTGGTTTGTTCTTCATCTTCAATTTCGGTTTCTAGCACTAATTTGCCTTTCTGGCGAAGAAAATCAATGATTTTATTTTTTAAGATAGCAAAGACCCAGGTTTTAAATGCGGCTTGTCGTTTAAATTGTTCAAGATGGTTAAATGCACTTAAAAAACTCTCTTGCACCAAATCTTCAGCCAATACAGAATCGCCCACCTGTAATGTGGCAAATTTCAGCATTTGCTCTCTAATTAGTGTCAGTTCTTTATCGGAAATTCCGGTTTCCATATTTTTTCCTTGGAAAATGTGTAAGAAAAAGGTTCCTGATTCGTCTAATGATAATGAAAGGGGAAGGCCTTTCTAGATAACGTTAATTATTCACAAATTAAGGAAGATTCAAAATGAAAAATATTACTGCAAAAACAGCCTTTACCGCTATTGCTGCACTTTTCTTCGCAACCAGTCTTTATGCGACCGATATGAAATCTAATGAAATGTCGATGGCAAAAGATCCCATGCCGATGACAAAAGACGCTATGCCAATGCAAAACGACAAAATGGCATCGGATGGAATGATGAAATCTCATGATATGAAATCTCACGACATGAAAATGGATAATATGAAATCAGAAGGCATGCAATCTAATGATATGAAAACAAAAGAAATGAAGAAAAAAGCAAAAACAATGGAAAACCCGAAAATGTAATGCTTTCTTCTTAAAAGAAAAACGGCGGTCAAATTGACCGCCGTTTTTGTATCAAAGTGAGATTATTGTTTACGCCACGTTGTGCCGTTGGCGCCATCTTCTAACACAATTCCCATCGCGGTGAGTTCATTACGTGCCGCATCCGCAGCAGCCCAATCTTTAGCTGCACGAGCTTCGTTGCGTTGTTTGATGAGCGCTTCAATTTTTGCGACTTCATCATCGTCAGAGCCAGCTTGTAAGAATTTTTCTGGATCTTGTTGAAGTAAACCTAAGATACCCGCTAACTCACGTAAACGCGCAGCAAGACTATTGGCTTTTTCTGCATCTTCAGTTTTCAATTTATTGATTTCACGCGCCATTTCAAATAGGACAGAAAGGGCATTAGGCGTATTGAAATCATCGTCCATGGCTTCACGGAAGGCTTCCACAAAATTTTCACCACCAAAAGCGACCGCACTTTGATCAGTGCCACGTAAAGCGGTGTACAAACGTTCCAATGCACCTTGTGCTAAATTCAGGTTTTCTTCACTATAATTGAGTTGGCTACGATAGTGTGCCGTTAGTAAGAAATAACGTACCGCTTCTGCATTGTAGTGGTTTAATACATCACGAATAGTGAAGAAGTTGCCGAGGGATTTCGACATTTTTTCTTTATCTACCATGATCATGCCAGAATGGATCCAATAATTCACATATTGGCCACCGTGAGCACAACAAGATTGCGCAATTTCATTTTCGTGGTGCGGGAACATTAAATCAGAACCACCGCCGTGAATATCAAAATGTTCACCAAGTTGTTTGCAGTTCATCGCCGAACATTCAATGTGCCAACCTGGGCGACCTGCGCCCCATGGGGATGGCCAGCTTGGTTCGTTTTCTTTCGACATTTTCCAAAGCACGAAATCCATTGGATTTTTCTTGATTTCATTAATTTCAATACGTGCACCCGCTTGTAATTGGTCAAGATCTTGGCGTGATAATTTGCCGTATTCTTTAAAGCTTTCTACATCAAACATCACGTCACCATTGTCTGCAACATAAGCATGACCACGTGCAATCAGTTTTTCCACAATCTCAATAATTTCAGGGATATGATGCGTCGCACGAGGCTCAAAATCAGGGCGTAATACGTTTAACGCATCAAAATCTTTATACATTTCTTGTACCATACGATCCACAAGTTGATCGCAGGTTTCTTTGTTTTCTAATGCACGTTTAATGATTTTATCGTCCACATCCGTGATATTACGCACATAAGTTAAATCGTAGCCTAAAGAGCGTAAATAGCGAGCAATCACATCAAAACATACAAAGGTACGGCCGTGGCCAATATGGCATAAATCGTAAACGGTCACGCCGCACACATACATACCCACTTTTCCTTCATGGATAGGTTTGAACACTTCTTTTTCACGAGTGAGGGTATTAAAGATCTTTAACATATTTTTTCTCTTCTGATTGGAATCCGACCGCACTTTTTCTGCTCATGGTGGCACTTTCTCGCCATTTGTGGAATAATGAATGCCTTAATTTTCAAGAGGAAAACAACATGGTTACATTACACACAAATTTTGGCGATATTAAAATTCAACTTGATTTTGATAAAGCGCCAATCACTGCAGAAAACTTTTTAAATTATTGTAAAAACGGTTTCTATAATAACACAATTTTTCATCGTGTTATTGATGGATTTATGATCCAAGGCGGTGGTATGGAAAGCGGAATGCGTGAAAAAGCAACAAACGCACCGATCCAAAATGAAGCTAATAATCGTTTAAGCAATAAACGTGGCACAATCGCCATGGCGCGTACCTCTGATCCACATTCTGCAACGGCACAATTCTTTATTAACGTGGCAGATAATGACTTCTTAAACTACCGTTCAAAAGAGATGTTTGGCCGTGAAGTCGTGCAAGAATGGGGCTATGCCGTATTCGGTGAAGTGGTAGAAGGCATGGATGTGGTTGATAAAATCAAGAAAGTAAAAACTGGTAATAAAGGTTTCCACCAAGACGTGCCAACAGAAGATGTGGTGATTACATCAGTGTCTGTTGAATAATGAATTCGGTGTGTGGATGCGTAATCTACACACCTTTTTTTCTTAAGCGAAATAACATTATGCCTTTCTTCGATACTCATACCCATCTTGATTATCTTCATCATGATACTGGTGAGCCATTGGTTCAGCTGGTGGATAACGCTAAGCAAGCTGATGTGCAAAAAATTCTAATTGTGGCGGTAAAAGAGTCGGATTTTAAAACAATCCAAAATATGATCGCACTTTTTCCTGAGCATCTTTATTGTGGGCTTGGGTTGCATCCTCTTTATATCAAAGAGCATCAAGAGCATGATTTAGAGATATTGGATGCGGCATTATCTGTTCGTAATCAAAATTGTACAGCCGTAGCAGAAATTGGCTTAGAATGTGCGATTCCCGATTTATTGACGGATGAATTATGGCAAAAACAACAGCACTTTCTGGAGAGTCAGCTTTATTTAGCGAAGAAATATAATCTGTCGGTCAATTTACATAGCCGAAAATCCCATGAGCAATTATTCCGTTTTTTAAAACAAGCCAATTTGCCAAAATGTGGTGTGGTGCATGGTTTTTCTGGAAGTTATGAGCAAGCAAAACGATTTGTGGATTTAGGCTATAAAATTGGCGTAGGCGGTACTATTACTTATGAACGCGCGAATAAAACGCGTCAAGCGATTGCGAAGTTGCCATTAGAGGCGTTGGTGTTAGAAACGGATACACCAGATATGCCGGTGTTTGGCTTTCAAGGGCAACCTAATCGACCAGAGCGGATTGTTCACACCTTTGAGGCGTTATGCCATTTAAGAAGTGAAAATGCTGAAGAGATTAAAGAAATGGCTTGGCAGAATAGCTTAACCTTATTCGGTTAAACCTTAAAACGGTAAATCACTTGATTGGCTGAACCGCGCCAAACCAAGCTTGGGTCAGCCT
This genomic window contains:
- the pheA gene encoding prephenate dehydratase, whose amino-acid sequence is MALELSEIRQQITQIDRSLLKLLSERHRLAYDVVRSKEVTQKALRDLEREQQLLQELIQFSESQNYQLEPQYITAVFQKIIEDSVLTQQVYLQKKLNEQREETLHIAFLGKRGSYSNLAARNYAARYHQQFAEISCDSFAQIFEKVESGESDYGVLPLENTTSGAINEVYDLLQHTNLSLVGELAYPIKHCVLVNEQDDLSKIDTLYSHPQVIQQCSQFIQSLERVHIEYCESSSHAMQLVSSLNKPNIAALGNEDGGKLYGLHVLKHNIANQENNITRFIVVAKQAREVSPQIHTKTLLLMTTSQQAGSLVDALLVFKKHGINMTKLESRPIYGKPWEEMFYLEIEGNIHHPDTQIALEELKQFSNYLKVLGCYPSEIVKPAKV
- the cysS gene encoding cysteine--tRNA ligase — protein: MLKIFNTLTREKEVFKPIHEGKVGMYVCGVTVYDLCHIGHGRTFVCFDVIARYLRSLGYDLTYVRNITDVDDKIIKRALENKETCDQLVDRMVQEMYKDFDALNVLRPDFEPRATHHIPEIIEIVEKLIARGHAYVADNGDVMFDVESFKEYGKLSRQDLDQLQAGARIEINEIKKNPMDFVLWKMSKENEPSWPSPWGAGRPGWHIECSAMNCKQLGEHFDIHGGGSDLMFPHHENEIAQSCCAHGGQYVNYWIHSGMIMVDKEKMSKSLGNFFTIRDVLNHYNAEAVRYFLLTAHYRSQLNYSEENLNLAQGALERLYTALRGTDQSAVAFGGENFVEAFREAMDDDFNTPNALSVLFEMAREINKLKTEDAEKANSLAARLRELAGILGLLQQDPEKFLQAGSDDDEVAKIEALIKQRNEARAAKDWAAADAARNELTAMGIVLEDGANGTTWRKQ
- a CDS encoding zf-HC2 domain-containing protein, yielding MKCRQATRLISDAQERPLMTKEKIGLNLHLSICTHCRKFQRNCGTLRKLMLDFKG
- a CDS encoding zinc ribbon domain-containing protein YjdM, whose translation is MDQMPACPKCKGEYVYHDSVNFVCPDCGNEWNGNETVEADEDQLIVKDSNGNLLADGDDVLLIKDLKLKGSSEVLKKGTKFKNIRLVNGDHNVDCGKIMLKSEFLKKA
- a CDS encoding YtfJ family protein gives rise to the protein MKKIMLLSAVMGSLISVNAFAHNIQPNQLLANVTVSDKGEITLNGNDVAYKSWSATALPGKVRVIQHIAGRSAAKEKNQAMIEAIKAAHFNQAKYQTTTIINADDAVVGTGMFVKSSAEKGKKENAHSQVILDDKSAVKNAWGLREKDSVIILLDKTGKVQFVKEGKLTDDEVKEVISRVTALMVK
- a CDS encoding TatD family hydrolase, translating into MPFFDTHTHLDYLHHDTGEPLVQLVDNAKQADVQKILIVAVKESDFKTIQNMIALFPEHLYCGLGLHPLYIKEHQEHDLEILDAALSVRNQNCTAVAEIGLECAIPDLLTDELWQKQQHFLESQLYLAKKYNLSVNLHSRKSHEQLFRFLKQANLPKCGVVHGFSGSYEQAKRFVDLGYKIGVGGTITYERANKTRQAIAKLPLEALVLETDTPDMPVFGFQGQPNRPERIVHTFEALCHLRSENAEEIKEMAWQNSLTLFG
- a CDS encoding sigma-70 family RNA polymerase sigma factor, which produces METGISDKELTLIREQMLKFATLQVGDSVLAEDLVQESFLSAFNHLEQFKRQAAFKTWVFAILKNKIIDFLRQKGKLVLETEIEDEEQTNHFFDEGGHWKAEHSPLDLEQSESAVYSEEFWLIFETCLTCLPAKQAKIFMMREFLELSSEEICQENQLSISNLHTTLYRARLQLQNCLSHKL
- a CDS encoding peptidylprolyl isomerase, encoding MVTLHTNFGDIKIQLDFDKAPITAENFLNYCKNGFYNNTIFHRVIDGFMIQGGGMESGMREKATNAPIQNEANNRLSNKRGTIAMARTSDPHSATAQFFINVADNDFLNYRSKEMFGREVVQEWGYAVFGEVVEGMDVVDKIKKVKTGNKGFHQDVPTEDVVITSVSVE